A DNA window from Vigna unguiculata cultivar IT97K-499-35 chromosome 10, ASM411807v1, whole genome shotgun sequence contains the following coding sequences:
- the LOC114165158 gene encoding vinorine synthase-like → MAEKYDIISKDTIKPSSPTPNHLHHFKLSFLDQLAPSFRVPILLFYSASDVRTFATDLTALSQKLKTSLSQVLTLYYPFCGRLRDSSIIECNDEGVLFIHSKLPIELSNILKNPQLHTLYELLPCPPYNLEPQQSDTSGIMAVQLNQFKCGGIALGVCFSHKIADASTAASFLNAWAATSRGHGTNNLVPPPLEQTSLLFPPRNISVDLTSGLVGQEKTVTKRLMFSGSSISRLRQTIACPGFNPSRVEAVTTLLWKSSLEAAKESLDSGEEKIVASAVSHTVNIRSRMVPSLSKHSVGNIWQYALSSLVEAEGVVGLRDLAERMRETIGKVDGDYIKKLQSDEFVEVVQTIEEARRVVAEKGIEGYGFTSWVGFEFYEVDFGWGKPSYATTIAVPIKNFGILMSTKDGDGIEAWLTLTEREMARLEYNAELLNFASFDS, encoded by the coding sequence atggCTGAGAAATATGACATTATATCCAAGGACACAATAAAGCCATCTTCCCCAACCCCTAATCATCTTCACCACTTCAAACTCTCCTTCCTCGACCAATTGGCTCCTTCATTCCGTGTTCCAATTCTCCTCTTTTACTCTGCCTCTGATGTTAGAACCTTTGCCACTGACCTCACTGCACTCTCACAAAAGTTGAAAACTTCTCTGTCACAAGTCCTCACTCTCTATTACCCATTTTGTGGAAGACTCAGAGACTCTTCAATCATCGAGTGCAACGACGAGGGTGTTCTTTTCATCCACTCTAAACTCCCCATTGAGCTCTCAAACATTCTCAAAAACCCTCAACTTCACACCCTCTATGAACTTCTCCCATGTCCTCCTTACAACCTTGAACCACAACAAAGTGACACGTCGGGGATCATGGCAGTTCAGTTGAACCAATTCAAGTGTGGGGGCATAGCACTTGGCGTGTGCTTCTCACACAAGATTGCTGATGCTTCAACTGCAGCATCGTTTCTCAACGCTTGGGCTGCAACATCACGTGGACACGGCACTAACAACCTCGTTCCGCCTCCTTTGGAACAGACAAGCCTGCTTTTCCCACCGAGGAACATATCTGTCGACTTGACAAGTGGCTTGGTCGGCCAAGAAAAAACCGTGACAAAGAGACTCATGTTTAGTGGCAGCAGTATTTCTAGATTGAGACAAACCATCGCGTGCCCCGGTTTCAATCCCTCACGCGTTGAAGCCGTGACGACGCTGCTATGGAAATCATCACTTGAAGCAGCAAAAGAAAGTTTAGACTCTGGGGAAGAAAAAATTGTGGCTTCTGCAGTATCCCACACTGTGAACATTCGCAGCAGAATGGTTCCATCTTTGTCGAAGCATTCGGTTGGAAACATTTGGCAATACGCTTTGTCTTCGTTGGTGGAAGCGGAGGGGGTAGTGGGGTTGCGTGATTTggcagagagaatgagagaaacgATAGGAAAAGTTGATGGAGATTACATAAAGAAACTTCAGAGTGATGAGTTTGTTGAAGTAGTTCAGACTATAGAAGAAGCAAGAAGAGTGGTTGCAGAAAAGGGTATTGAAGGTTATGGGTTTACCAGTTGGGTAGGGTTTGAGTTCTATGAAGTTGATTTTGGATGGGGAAAGCCAAGTTATGCTACCACCATTGCTGTGCCCATaaaaaattttggaattttgATGAGCACAAAGGATGGAGATGGCATAGAAGCATGGCTTACCTTGACCGAACGTGAAATGGCTCGGCTTGAGTACAATGCAGAACTTCTGAACTTTGCTTCGTTTGATTCTTAG